From a region of the Monodelphis domestica isolate mMonDom1 chromosome 8, mMonDom1.pri, whole genome shotgun sequence genome:
- the LOC100024381 gene encoding probable E3 ubiquitin-protein ligase TRIML1, with protein MDARDLIENLKADLTCSICLGYFTDPVIVKCGHNFCRVCLLLCREEADATFKCPECRGVIEDRDVVPNRKLENLSMTGKRLRPHLLQSITLALCDQHGEKEKFFCEEDQRLLCASCVLAPGHKDHTVLPLEMAVDKCKDKIKHTLNSLQQKEEEYNVALDRVSSRKEICKEDIHSLKESIISEYKKVHDFLWEEEKLYLQRLDQQYTDNMAELELNEAKLKKQFQNLQRMKFEVEENLEKEPLEMLQDMKDTLERNEEALLQEPEVISFTWDTSPITGLTEMLMSFQSDISLDPESANPHLILSEDLKSVKYGDVPQDLPDNKERFDDALAVLGAQTFTSGKHYWEVSLGDKTEWEVGVCKDSIRRKGQLSSSSEDVWILVSFRSGNDCFLWNSQDGFLLSQPIEKVGIFLDYDERHIAFYDVIDGSLISRFSDMAFEGPLRPYFSPCCPYAENTPGSIMLINM; from the coding sequence ATGGATGCAAGAGACTTAATTGAAAACCTCAAGGCAGATCTGACTTGCTCTATCTGCCTGGGCTACTTCACTGATCCAGTGATTGTCAAATGTGGCCATAACTTTTGCAGAGTTTGTCTTCTCTTGTGCAGAGAAGAAGCAGATGCAACATTCAAGTGCCCAGAATGCAGAGGAGTCATTGAAGACAGAGATGTGGTGCCTAATAGGAAGTTGGAGAATCTGTCTATGACTGGCAAAAGGCTCAGACCTCATCTGCTTCAGAGCATCACTCTGGCCCTCTGTGATCAGCATGGGGAAAAAGAGAAGTTCTTCTGTGAAGAGGACCAGAGGCTCCTCTGTGCTTCCTGTGTATTAGCCCCAGGGCACAAGGATCACACAGTGCTTCCCCTGGAAATGGCTGTTGACAAGTGCAAGGACAAGATCAAGCACACCCTGAATTCCTTACAACAAAAAGAAGAGGAATATAATGTTGCATTGGACAGAGTGAGCAGTAGAAAAGAAATCTGCAAAGAGGATATACACTCTTTGAAAGAATCCATTATTTCAGAATACAAGAAAGTACATGATTTCTTATGGGAGGAAGAAAAGCTCTATCTACAAAGATTAGACCAGCAATACACAGACAACATGGCAGAACTGGAGCTCAACGAGGCCAAACtgaaaaaacaatttcaaaatctacaaagaatgaaattTGAAGTAGAGGAGAATTTGGAAAAGGAGCCCTTGGAAATGCTTCAAGATATGAAAGACACTTTGGAAAGGAATGAGGAGGCACTACTTCAAGAACCAGAGGTTATTTCCTTTACCTGGGACACCAGCCCCATCACTGGCTTGACAGAGATGCTCATGAGTTTCCAGAGTGATATAAGTCTTGATCCTGAATCAGCCAATCCACATCTCATCCTGTCTGAAGATCTGAAGAGTGTCAAGTATGGAGATGTCCCACAGGACCTTCCTGACAATAAGGAAAGATTTGATGATGCTCTTGCTGTACTGGGGGCTCAGACCTTCACTTCAGGCAAACACTATTGGGAAGTGTCCCTAGGAGATAAGACAGAGTGGGAAGTGGGGGTCTGTAAAGATTCAATCAGGAGAAAGGGGCAACTCTCCTCATCTTCTGAAGATGTATGGATCCTAGTAAGCTTCAGATCTGGAAATGATTGCTTCCTCTGGAATTCTCAAGATGGCTTTCTTCTGAGCCAGCCTATAGAGAAAGTGGGCATTTTTCTGGATTATGATGAAAGACATATAGCATTTTATGATGTCATAGATGGATCCTTAATTTCTAGGTTCTCAGACATGGCCTTTGAAGGGCCCCTTCGCCCTTACTTCTCTCCTTGCTGTCCTTATGCAGAAAATACTCCAGGGTCAATTATGTTAATTAATATGTGA
- the LOC103092523 gene encoding probable E3 ubiquitin-protein ligase TRIML1 → MDARDLIENLKADLTCSICLGYFTDPVIVKCGHNFCRVCLLRCREEADATFKCPECRGVIEDRDVVPNRKLENLSMTGKRLRPHLLQSITLALCDQHGEKEKFFCEEDQRLLCASCVLAPGHKDHTVLALEMAVDKCKDKIKHTLNTLQQKEEEYNVALDRVSSRKEICKEDIHSLKESIISEYKKVHDFLWEEEKLYLQRLDQQYTDNMAELELNEAKLKKQFQNLQRMKFEVEENLEKEPLEMLQDMKDTLERNEEALLQEPEVISFTWDTSPITGLTEMLMSFQSDISLDPESANPHLILSEDLKSVKYGDVPQDFPDNKERFDDALAVLGAQTFTSGKHYWEVSLGDKTEWEVGVCKDSIRRKGKLSSSSEDVWILVSFRSGNDCFLWNSRDGFLLSRPIKKVGIFLDYEKRHIVFYDVIDGSVIFRFSDMAFEGPLRPYFSPCCPYAENTPGSTMLINM, encoded by the coding sequence ATGGATGCAAGAGACTTAATTGAAAACCTCAAGGCAGATCTGACTTGCTCTATCTGCCTGGGCTACTTCACTGATCCAGTGATTGTCAAATGTGGCCATAACTTTTGCAGAGTCTGTCTTCTCAGGTGCAGAGAAGAAGCAGATGCAACATTCAAGTGCCCAGAATGCAGAGGAGTCATTGAAGACAGAGATGTGGTGCCTAATAGGAAGTTGGAGAATCTGTCTATGACTGGCAAAAGGCTCAGACCTCATCTGCTTCAGAGCATCACTCTGGCCCTCTGTGATCAGCATGGGGAAAAAGAGAAGTTCTTCTGTGAAGAGGACCAGAGGCTCCTCTGTGCTTCCTGTGTATTAGCCCCAGGGCACAAGGATCACACAGTGCTTGCCCTGGAAATGGCTGTTGACAAGTGCAAGGACAAGATCAAGCACACCCTGAATACCTTACAACAAAAAGAAGAGGAATATAATGTTGCATTGGACAGAGTGAGCAGTAGAAAAGAAATCTGCAAAGAGGATATACACTCTTTGAAAGAATCCATTATTTCAGAATACAAGAAAGTACATGATTTCTTATGGGAGGAAGAAAAGCTCTATCTACAAAGATTAGACCAGCAATACACAGACAACATGGCAGAACTGGAGCTCAACGAGGCCAAACtgaaaaaacaatttcaaaatctacaaagaatgaaattTGAAGTAGAGGAGAATTTGGAAAAGGAGCCCTTGGAAATGCTTCAAGATATGAAAGACACTTTGGAAAGGAATGAGGAGGCACTACTTCAAGAACCAGAGGTTATTTCCTTTACCTGGGACACCAGCCCCATCACTGGCTTGACAGAGATGCTCATGAGTTTCCAGAGTGATATAAGTCTTGATCCTGAATCAGCCAATCCACATCTCATCCTGTCTGAAGATCTGAAGAGTGTCAAGTATGGAGATGTCCCACAGGACTTTCCTGACAATAAGGAAAGATTTGATGATGCTCTTGCTGTACTGGGGGCCCAGACCTTCACTTCAGGCAAACACTATTGGGAAGTGTCCCTAGGAGATAAGACAGAGTGGGAAGTGGGGGTCTGTAAAGATTCAATCAGGAGAAAAGGGAAACTCTCCTCATCATCTGAAGATGTATGGATCCTAGTAAGCTTCAGATCTGGAAATGATTGCTTCCTCTGGAATTCTCGAGATGGCTTTCTTCTGAGCCGGCCTATAAAGAAAGTGGGCATTTTTCTGGATTATGAAAAAAGACATATAGTATTTTATGATGTCATAGATGGATCTGTAATTTTTAGGTTCTCAGACATGGCCTTTGAAGGGCCCCTTCGACCTTACTTCTCTCCTTGCTGTCCTTATGCAGAAAATACTCCAGGGTCAACTATGTTAATTAATATGTGA